GACGATGTGGCGGAAGGACTCGAAGTCCGTTTGTGAGCCCGATTCATCCGCCTTCCAGATGGTGCCGGAGTTGACGCCTTGGAAGAAGATGCCGAACTGGATCTGGCCGCTCGGCTGGAAAATATCTCGTGTCATGGTGGTCCCCTACTTTCCGGCGGCGGTGGCCGCGGCAGATGTCGAATAGCGGTTATCTGCCGGCCCCAGCCCCAGCACGTCGCGGAACGACCCGTCCTGGATGGGCGCCCGCAGCGAACCACGGCGCCTGAGTTCCGGAAGGACCAGACGTGACAGTTCCTCCAGGTCCACGTCCACCTCAGCGGGGTGGACGCGAACGCCGTCGGCCTCCTGCAGAAGCGAGTCCAAGAGTTCCGTCAGGTCGGCTGCGGTGCCAGCGAACCGCGCGCGTCCGCTTTCCGTGGAAGCCGCCAAGCGCGCTGCGGCGTCCTGCCCGCGTGAGTCCAGGACGACGTCGAGCTCCGCAACGACCGCAACAGCGGCACCAAGCCGGGCCCGCACGTCCCGGACCTCGGCAGCCAGCAGCTCCGCGGTAGGCGCGGAGACGAGGACTGCGTCCACAGCATCCACGGGGACCAAGCCCTCGCCCACCAGCGACGCCGCAGCGAGCACGGGCAGCTGGCCCTGGAGGGGCCTCGGGATGATGGACGGGCCCTTTACCGAATATGGCGTCCCGGCAAAGTCCGCGGGTGTTTCAAAGTCGACGTAGTGCAGTTTGTCGACGTCAATGTAACGCCCGGTAGCGACGTCGCGGATGACGGCGTCGTCCTCCCAGGAATCCCACAAACGGCGGCCCACCTCGATGGAGGCGGCAGCTTCCTGCGCCAGGACGTCACCTTCAACAAAGGCGCGTCCGACGGCGGCGGCCGCCTCAGGCGATTCCGCTGCGGTAGCGATCCAGCCGGCACGCCCACCGGAGACGTAGTCCAGGCTGGCAAGCTGAGTGGAAATGTGGAACGGCTCCGTATAGACGGTGTCCACTTCCGGCACCACAGCGATGGTGCGCGTGATGGGCCCGGCGAAAGCTGCCCGCTGGAGTGCGTTGACCCGACCGGCAGCGGGTGCGTCTTTGAATGTTGCCACGTGGAATCCCGCGGACTCGGCGGCGAGGACGGCAGCGGAGAGGTTCCAGTAGCCCGCCCCGTCCAATTCGATGGCCAG
This Paenarthrobacter sp. GOM3 DNA region includes the following protein-coding sequences:
- a CDS encoding LLM class flavin-dependent oxidoreductase, whose amino-acid sequence is MSSNNNQAGFLAIELDGAGYWNLSAAVLAAESAGFHVATFKDAPAAGRVNALQRAAFAGPITRTIAVVPEVDTVYTEPFHISTQLASLDYVSGGRAGWIATAAESPEAAAAVGRAFVEGDVLAQEAAASIEVGRRLWDSWEDDAVIRDVATGRYIDVDKLHYVDFETPADFAGTPYSVKGPSIIPRPLQGQLPVLAAASLVGEGLVPVDAVDAVLVSAPTAELLAAEVRDVRARLGAAVAVVAELDVVLDSRGQDAAARLAASTESGRARFAGTAADLTELLDSLLQEADGVRVHPAEVDVDLEELSRLVLPELRRRGSLRAPIQDGSFRDVLGLGPADNRYSTSAAATAAGK